The Erythrobacter aurantius genome includes a window with the following:
- the gshB gene encoding glutathione synthase, giving the protein MSLKIAVQMDPIESINIKGDSSFALMLAAQKRGYEVFEYHVESLTLDADDRLYAQCYPVKVRRVVGDHFEKGEAQRLDLGRDIDVVLMRQDPPFHMGYITATHLLERIKGETLVVNDPANVRNAPEKVMVLDYRRFMPPTLVTRSVDEVRRFMAEHGAVVVKPIHGNGGKAIFRVPESGDNLTALFEVFNQTWPEPHMVQPFLPEVAEGDKRIVLIDGEIAGAINRIPGKGEFRSNLAMGGSAQKTGLTEREVEICEALGPDLKRLGLTFVGIDVIGGKWLTEINVTSPTGIVAISEFDGTDLPGMIWDAIEARLQL; this is encoded by the coding sequence ATGTCCCTGAAAATCGCGGTCCAGATGGACCCCATCGAATCCATCAACATCAAGGGCGACAGCAGTTTCGCGCTGATGCTGGCCGCGCAGAAACGCGGGTATGAGGTGTTCGAATACCATGTCGAAAGCCTGACGCTGGATGCCGATGACCGGCTCTATGCGCAATGCTACCCGGTGAAGGTGCGGCGCGTGGTGGGCGATCATTTCGAAAAGGGCGAGGCGCAGCGGCTTGATCTGGGGCGCGATATCGACGTGGTGCTGATGCGGCAGGACCCGCCGTTCCACATGGGCTACATCACCGCCACCCATCTGCTTGAGCGGATCAAGGGCGAAACACTGGTGGTCAACGATCCCGCCAATGTCCGCAATGCGCCGGAAAAGGTGATGGTGCTCGATTATCGCCGCTTCATGCCGCCCACTTTGGTGACGCGCAGCGTCGACGAAGTGCGCCGCTTCATGGCGGAGCACGGCGCGGTGGTGGTGAAGCCGATCCACGGCAATGGCGGCAAGGCGATCTTCCGCGTGCCCGAAAGCGGCGACAACCTGACGGCGTTGTTCGAGGTGTTCAACCAGACCTGGCCAGAACCGCACATGGTCCAGCCCTTCCTTCCCGAAGTGGCAGAAGGCGACAAACGCATCGTGCTGATCGATGGTGAGATTGCGGGCGCGATCAACCGTATTCCGGGCAAGGGCGAGTTCCGATCAAACCTTGCCATGGGCGGCAGTGCGCAGAAAACGGGCCTGACCGAGCGCGAGGTGGAAATTTGCGAAGCTCTGGGCCCGGATCTGAAGCGCCTCGGCCTGACCTTCGTCGGGATCGACGTGATCGGCGGCAAGTGGCTGACCGAAATCAACGTGACTTCGCCGACCGGGATCGTCGCGATTTCGGAGTTTGACGGAACCGACCTGCCGGGGATGATCTGGGACGCGATTGAGGCGCGGTTGCAGCTGTAA
- a CDS encoding tyrosine recombinase XerC, which produces MSAADILEQWRSHLTDARRRSPHTVRAYVSAAQRIMAARELEDWEAIASLEGSDLRTHLAARRAEGLANASAARELSALKAFIAYARSESGDPDPAAPRLRGPRLKKGLPRPVTPDEAVNLADLVDGTAAEDWIGARDRAVLLLMYGSGLRIAEALSLTGRDAVLGETLQVTGKGGKQRLVPILPITRQAVAEYAKACPYPLEPKEPLFRGAKGGALSQGMVQKAMARARRALGLPDTATPHALRHSFATHLLGAGADLRSLQELLGHASLGSTQIYTKVDAASLLENYRNAHPRAKKG; this is translated from the coding sequence ATGAGCGCCGCCGATATCCTCGAACAATGGCGCAGCCATCTGACCGACGCCCGCCGCCGATCCCCCCACACCGTCCGCGCCTATGTCAGCGCGGCGCAGCGTATCATGGCGGCTCGCGAGCTGGAGGATTGGGAGGCGATCGCGAGCCTCGAAGGGAGCGACCTGCGCACCCATCTCGCCGCGCGCCGGGCAGAAGGCCTCGCCAATGCCAGCGCCGCGCGCGAACTTTCGGCGCTGAAGGCGTTTATCGCCTATGCCCGATCCGAAAGCGGCGACCCTGATCCTGCCGCCCCGCGCCTGCGCGGACCGCGCCTCAAGAAGGGACTGCCCCGCCCTGTCACCCCCGATGAAGCGGTGAACCTTGCCGATCTGGTCGACGGGACGGCTGCCGAGGACTGGATCGGCGCGCGCGACCGGGCGGTGTTGCTGCTGATGTATGGCAGCGGCCTGCGGATCGCGGAGGCGCTTTCGCTGACGGGCCGTGACGCGGTGCTGGGGGAGACGCTGCAAGTCACCGGCAAGGGCGGCAAACAGCGGCTGGTCCCGATCCTCCCCATCACGCGGCAGGCCGTCGCGGAATATGCCAAGGCCTGCCCCTACCCGCTTGAGCCCAAGGAACCGCTGTTTCGCGGAGCCAAGGGCGGCGCACTGTCACAAGGCATGGTCCAAAAGGCGATGGCCCGGGCAAGGCGCGCGCTGGGCCTGCCCGATACGGCAACCCCCCATGCCTTGCGCCATTCATTCGCAACGCATCTGCTGGGGGCAGGAGCAGATCTGCGAAGTTTGCAGGAATTGCTCGGACATGCTTCTTTGGGTTCGACGCAAATCTACACCAAGGTTGATGCGGCCAGCCTGCTGGAGAACTATCGCAACGCACATCCACGGGCGAAGAAGGGGTAG
- the hemW gene encoding radical SAM family heme chaperone HemW — protein sequence MARALYIHWPFCAKKCPYCDFNSHVRDKVDVASWEAALLADMRAEAAVAGGESLTSIFFGGGTPSLMPPALVAMLLQEAQSLWGFSPDIEITLEANPSSVEAANFADLSLVGINRVSLGVQSLEDETLLWLGRLHGAEEALKALETAQEHFQRVSFDLIYALPDQTPEQWEAQLNRALGFGTSHLSLYQLTIEPGTRFETDVRLGRFTPLDDDRAADLYALTRQITGEAGLPAYEISNHARPGEESRHNLTYWRYQDYAGIGPGAHGRRGGFATVRHKKPENFLTAVSGRRHGIAEQTMLSPDEQISEALLMGLRLAEGIDLAALEWRFERPRSTMLNAKALATYTDLGFVWQRGSRIGVEPQGMGVLNTLIEALVADDLVRA from the coding sequence ATGGCCCGCGCGCTCTACATTCACTGGCCCTTCTGCGCGAAGAAATGCCCCTATTGCGACTTCAACTCGCATGTCCGGGACAAAGTCGATGTCGCCTCGTGGGAGGCTGCCTTGCTGGCCGATATGCGCGCGGAAGCGGCGGTAGCGGGCGGGGAAAGCCTTACCTCGATCTTCTTCGGCGGTGGCACGCCTTCGCTGATGCCGCCTGCGCTGGTTGCGATGCTGCTGCAAGAAGCACAATCATTATGGGGGTTTAGCCCCGATATAGAGATTACGCTGGAGGCCAATCCTTCCTCTGTCGAAGCCGCCAATTTCGCCGATCTTTCGCTTGTTGGGATCAACCGCGTCTCGCTCGGCGTGCAGTCGCTGGAGGATGAAACCCTGCTCTGGCTAGGGCGGCTTCACGGGGCTGAAGAGGCGCTGAAGGCGTTAGAAACCGCGCAAGAGCACTTTCAACGGGTCAGTTTCGACCTGATCTATGCCCTGCCCGATCAGACCCCGGAGCAATGGGAGGCGCAGCTCAATCGCGCGCTCGGTTTCGGCACTTCGCATCTGTCGCTGTACCAGCTGACCATCGAGCCGGGGACACGCTTTGAAACCGATGTGCGACTGGGCCGCTTCACCCCTCTCGACGATGATCGTGCCGCTGATCTTTATGCCCTCACCCGCCAGATCACCGGCGAGGCGGGACTGCCCGCTTATGAAATAAGCAATCACGCGAGGCCGGGCGAGGAGAGCCGCCATAACCTCACCTATTGGCGCTATCAGGATTACGCCGGGATCGGTCCCGGCGCGCACGGCCGGCGCGGCGGTTTTGCGACTGTCCGGCACAAGAAGCCCGAGAATTTCCTGACAGCGGTGAGCGGACGCAGGCATGGCATCGCCGAGCAGACCATGCTTTCGCCAGACGAGCAGATTTCCGAAGCGCTGCTTATGGGCCTGCGCCTGGCCGAAGGGATTGATCTGGCCGCGCTCGAATGGCGGTTTGAACGCCCGCGTTCAACCATGCTCAATGCCAAGGCGCTGGCGACCTACACCGATCTCGGCTTCGTCTGGCAGCGCGGCAGCCGCATCGGGGTAGAGCCGCAGGGCATGGGCGTGCTCAACACGCTGATCGAAGCGCTGGTGGCAGACGATCTGGTGCGGGCATGA
- the rdgB gene encoding RdgB/HAM1 family non-canonical purine NTP pyrophosphatase, producing the protein MTRRLGGGSLVIATHNSGKLKEISALLEPYGIKCISAGSLGLPEPAETGTTFVQNALLKARAAAQASGLAALADDSGLSVDALDGRPGVYTADWAERQWFEGDPGRDWYMAMGKVEGMLQAIGPDADRTAAFHCVLALVWPDGEHAVYEGTCPGSLTWPPRGEMGFGYDPVFVPQQREGSETFAEIPPEEKHAISHRADAFAKLVADQFGR; encoded by the coding sequence ATGACGCGCAGGCTGGGTGGTGGTTCGCTTGTCATAGCAACGCACAATTCGGGCAAGTTGAAAGAGATTTCGGCGCTGCTCGAACCCTATGGGATCAAGTGCATTTCTGCCGGATCGCTCGGCCTGCCCGAGCCTGCGGAAACGGGAACCACCTTTGTCCAGAATGCCCTGCTCAAAGCCCGCGCTGCGGCGCAGGCTTCGGGTCTTGCCGCGCTGGCCGATGACAGCGGGTTGAGCGTCGACGCGCTGGACGGTCGACCCGGAGTATACACCGCCGACTGGGCGGAGCGGCAATGGTTCGAAGGCGATCCGGGCCGCGACTGGTACATGGCGATGGGTAAGGTCGAAGGGATGCTGCAAGCAATCGGGCCCGATGCCGATCGCACGGCCGCGTTTCATTGCGTGCTTGCCCTGGTTTGGCCCGATGGCGAACACGCCGTTTATGAAGGCACATGCCCCGGTTCGCTGACATGGCCACCGCGCGGGGAAATGGGTTTCGGCTATGATCCCGTCTTCGTTCCGCAGCAGCGCGAAGGCTCTGAAACCTTTGCGGAAATTCCGCCCGAGGAAAAGCACGCAATCAGCCACCGCGCCGATGCCTTTGCAAAACTGGTCGCGGATCAGTTTGGCCGCTAA
- the rph gene encoding ribonuclease PH, which translates to MRPSGRAPDEMRAITIETGFTKHAEGSCLVSFGDTKVLCTASVEKGVPPWMRGKGEGWVTGEYSMLPRATHTRGAREAARGKQSGRTQEIQRLIGRSLRAVVDLQKLGERQITLDCDVIQADGGTRTAAISGAWVALRLAVNGLIKAGDIKHDPITAQVAAISCGIFKGTPVLDLDYDEDSNADADANFVLLTGGQMAEVQATAEGATYDEEGLLRLLRLARIGCDRIFAAQLEATR; encoded by the coding sequence ATGCGCCCTTCAGGACGCGCGCCCGATGAAATGCGCGCCATCACCATCGAAACCGGTTTCACCAAACACGCCGAAGGCTCCTGTCTAGTCAGCTTTGGCGACACCAAGGTGTTGTGCACCGCCAGTGTCGAAAAGGGCGTGCCGCCTTGGATGCGCGGCAAAGGCGAAGGATGGGTCACGGGCGAGTATTCCATGCTCCCGCGTGCGACCCACACCCGCGGCGCGCGCGAAGCCGCCCGTGGCAAGCAATCGGGCCGTACGCAGGAAATCCAGCGGCTTATCGGCCGCAGCCTGCGCGCCGTGGTCGACTTGCAGAAGCTTGGCGAACGCCAGATCACGCTCGACTGCGACGTGATCCAAGCGGATGGCGGCACTCGCACAGCGGCGATTTCGGGTGCTTGGGTGGCGTTGCGGCTTGCGGTCAACGGGCTGATCAAGGCGGGCGATATCAAACACGATCCGATTACCGCGCAGGTCGCCGCAATTTCTTGCGGCATTTTCAAGGGCACGCCTGTGCTCGATCTGGATTATGACGAAGACTCAAACGCCGATGCCGATGCCAATTTCGTGCTCCTGACCGGAGGTCAGATGGCCGAGGTGCAAGCCACCGCAGAAGGCGCGACGTATGACGAGGAAGGCTTGCTGCGCCTGCTTCGGCTCGCGCGGATCGGCTGTGACCGGATCTTTGCCGCACAGTTGGAAGCAACCAGATGA
- the hrcA gene encoding heat-inducible transcriptional repressor HrcA: MTATPIRELTDRAREIFRLVVEGYLESGHPVGSKSLASDGGLNLSPASIRSVLAELEALGLLAAPHTSAGRMPTDAGLRIFVDGMMRVAEPTADERARIEARLSESGPVEQALHQTSVLLSELSGAAGMVMVPTREQRLAQFSLVSLGQDRALAVLVGEDGGVENRIVEIDASMAGSLEAASNYITSRLLGRTLAEAAAAMRSEIAAGKTQLDDASRNLVERGLAVWSEDANQRPVLIVRGAANLLDDDALNDIERVRSLLEDLEDKQSVSALLESAREADATRIFIGSENRLFGLSGSSVIASPYRDREGRVVGVVGVIGPTRLNYARVVPMVDLTARSLGRSLERAPGRSQGKLIA, translated from the coding sequence ATGACGGCCACACCGATCAGAGAACTTACCGACCGCGCACGCGAGATTTTCCGGCTTGTGGTCGAAGGCTATCTGGAAAGCGGGCATCCGGTGGGGTCCAAGTCGCTGGCCTCCGATGGCGGATTGAACCTGTCACCGGCTTCGATCCGTTCGGTGTTGGCAGAACTCGAAGCGCTCGGGCTGCTGGCGGCTCCGCACACAAGCGCCGGCCGGATGCCGACTGACGCGGGATTGCGCATTTTTGTCGATGGAATGATGCGGGTGGCGGAACCCACGGCGGACGAGCGCGCGCGGATCGAGGCTCGCCTTTCCGAAAGCGGGCCGGTCGAACAGGCGCTGCACCAGACCAGCGTGTTGCTGTCAGAACTCTCCGGTGCAGCCGGGATGGTGATGGTGCCTACCCGCGAACAGCGCCTTGCCCAGTTCAGCCTTGTAAGCCTGGGGCAGGACAGGGCTCTCGCTGTGCTGGTGGGAGAAGATGGAGGCGTCGAAAATCGCATTGTCGAGATCGATGCGAGCATGGCCGGTTCGCTGGAGGCAGCCAGCAATTACATTACATCACGCCTTCTTGGACGTACTCTGGCAGAAGCGGCTGCGGCCATGCGTTCCGAAATCGCAGCGGGCAAAACCCAACTAGACGATGCGAGCCGCAATCTTGTCGAACGCGGTCTTGCCGTGTGGAGCGAGGATGCCAACCAAAGACCGGTCCTGATTGTGCGCGGTGCAGCCAATTTGCTCGACGATGATGCTCTTAACGATATCGAGCGCGTCCGGTCGCTGCTCGAAGATCTTGAGGACAAGCAATCGGTTTCGGCGCTGTTGGAAAGCGCGCGGGAGGCGGATGCGACCCGGATATTCATTGGCAGCGAAAACCGGTTGTTCGGCCTTTCCGGGTCCTCTGTCATCGCCTCACCCTATCGTGATCGCGAAGGCAGGGTGGTCGGCGTGGTCGGTGTGATTGGCCCGACGCGCTTGAATTACGCGCGCGTGGTCCCCATGGTGGATCTCACAGCGCGATCGCTCGGTCGCTCTCTCGAGCGCGCTCCGGGGCGATCGCAGGGCAAACTCATTGCTTGA
- a CDS encoding nucleotide exchange factor GrpE — protein MNDNDKSQMDAAAAEEELKGVPEEFLDDGSEDEGEGADTLSEALENLRNDLEAAKQDVLYAKAETQNVRRRLEKDVADARSYAATGFARDILSVWDNLSRAVDAIPESLRGDDKMKGLVIGIEATQRELEKVFGQHGVTRIASMGLPLDPNQHQAMMEVPSADHEAGTVVQEMQSGWMIKDRLLRPAMVAVSKKPD, from the coding sequence ATGAACGACAACGATAAGTCGCAGATGGATGCGGCAGCAGCAGAAGAAGAATTGAAGGGCGTACCCGAAGAGTTTCTGGACGACGGAAGCGAAGATGAAGGCGAGGGCGCTGATACCCTGTCCGAAGCGCTTGAGAACCTGCGCAACGATCTGGAAGCCGCAAAGCAGGACGTGCTTTACGCCAAGGCCGAAACGCAGAACGTGCGGCGGCGGCTTGAGAAGGACGTAGCCGATGCGCGCTCCTATGCCGCGACCGGCTTTGCTCGCGACATCCTTTCCGTGTGGGACAATCTTTCACGTGCCGTCGATGCGATCCCGGAATCGCTACGCGGAGACGACAAAATGAAGGGTCTGGTCATCGGGATCGAGGCGACCCAACGCGAGCTTGAGAAAGTGTTCGGCCAGCATGGCGTTACCCGCATCGCATCCATGGGTCTGCCGCTTGATCCCAACCAGCATCAGGCGATGATGGAAGTACCCAGCGCAGATCACGAAGCGGGTACTGTGGTTCAGGAAATGCAATCGGGCTGGATGATTAAGGATCGGCTTCTGCGGCCCGCCATGGTGGCCGTTTCAAAGAAGCCGGATTGA
- a CDS encoding vgr related protein: MPGFQDTASLPACPAGGERHLTPGEVELARTVFGDAINYGAVKLKRRKWFPFQPKRITMAPRGHLHFHPHGSAYCDDFSLADIERQGLLIHELTHVWQTQTLGDWFLILHRHPFCRYDYALKPGQPLSAYGIEQQAEIVKHSFWLRHGARIPGVGDKSAYDVLVRFEGATL, translated from the coding sequence TTGCCCGGTTTTCAGGATACCGCATCGCTCCCCGCTTGTCCGGCGGGTGGCGAGCGGCATCTGACGCCGGGCGAAGTCGAGCTTGCGCGGACGGTTTTTGGTGACGCGATCAATTATGGCGCGGTCAAGCTGAAGCGCCGCAAGTGGTTTCCGTTTCAGCCCAAACGGATCACCATGGCCCCGCGTGGACACCTGCATTTCCACCCTCATGGCTCTGCCTACTGCGATGACTTCTCACTGGCTGACATTGAACGGCAGGGCCTGCTGATCCACGAATTGACCCATGTCTGGCAGACCCAGACGCTGGGTGATTGGTTTCTGATTCTGCATCGCCATCCGTTTTGCCGGTATGATTATGCGCTCAAACCTGGGCAGCCGCTGTCTGCTTACGGGATTGAGCAGCAGGCCGAAATTGTGAAGCACAGCTTCTGGCTGCGTCATGGCGCGCGCATACCCGGCGTCGGGGACAAGTCCGCCTATGATGTGCTTGTCCGGTTCGAGGGAGCAACACTGTGA
- a CDS encoding copper chaperone PCu(A)C: MTGSRMKALALALAGGSMMALAACGGEAEVAETAPEGVIEGVTIENARMVLAPVEGNPAAIYFDFAYDGDRSFSLGRVEVEGAASAVMHQYGEYDFKVQMMEALPIPVTKGTKVEFKPSDLHVMAMEPSPELKPGGTTKVTLTVSGGNKHIFDAEIRAAGEER, translated from the coding sequence ATGACGGGATCGAGGATGAAGGCGCTTGCGCTGGCACTTGCCGGGGGTTCGATGATGGCACTGGCCGCTTGCGGTGGCGAAGCGGAAGTTGCCGAAACTGCACCTGAGGGCGTGATCGAAGGCGTGACAATTGAAAACGCGCGAATGGTGCTTGCCCCGGTAGAGGGCAATCCGGCGGCGATCTATTTCGACTTCGCCTATGACGGGGACCGTTCGTTCTCGCTCGGCCGCGTCGAAGTCGAAGGTGCGGCCAGCGCCGTCATGCACCAATATGGCGAATATGATTTCAAGGTGCAGATGATGGAGGCGCTGCCGATCCCGGTGACAAAGGGCACCAAGGTCGAATTCAAGCCGAGCGACCTCCACGTCATGGCGATGGAGCCCTCACCCGAGCTGAAGCCCGGCGGGACGACCAAGGTCACGTTGACGGTTTCGGGTGGCAACAAGCATATCTTTGACGCTGAAATCCGCGCAGCAGGGGAAGAGCGCTGA
- the dnaK gene encoding molecular chaperone DnaK, which translates to MGKVIGIDLGTTNSCVAVMDGGKPKVIENSEGARTTPSIVAFTKDGERLIGQPAKRQAVTNPDNTLFAIKRLIGRRFDDPTTKKDMDIVPYNIVKGKNGDAWVSAGGEEYSPSQISAFILQKMKETAESYLGETVAQAVITVPAYFNDAQRQATKDAGQIAGLEVLRIINEPTAAALAYGMDKEDGKTIAVYDLGGGTFDVSILEIGDGVFEVKSTNGDTFLGGEDFDNAIVEHLAAAFKKKENMDLKTDKLALQRLKEAAEKAKIELSSSATTEVNLPFITARMEGGSTTPLHLVETITRADLEKLVGGLIDRTLEPCKKALADAGVTKDEIDEVILVGGMTRMPKVREVVEKFFEAKPHTGVNPDEVVAMGAAIQAGVLQGDVKDVLLLDVTPLSLGIETLGGVFTRMIDRNTTIPTKKTQTYSTAEDNQNAVTIKVFQGEREMAADNKLLGNFDLVGIPPAPRGVPQIEVTFDIDANGIVSVSAKDKGTGKEQTIKIQASGGLSDADIDQMVQDAEKFAEEDKKRRAAAEARNQADSLVHATEKQLEENGDKIDADTKSAVEAAIAATKTALEGGDADDINAKAQELTQAAMKMGEQIYKQDQEAGAAGDDAGAEAAAEDTSDEEVVDAEFSEVDEDKKG; encoded by the coding sequence ATGGGTAAAGTAATCGGTATCGACCTCGGCACCACCAACAGCTGCGTTGCCGTGATGGACGGCGGAAAGCCGAAAGTAATCGAAAATTCCGAGGGTGCGCGCACCACGCCTTCGATCGTCGCCTTCACCAAGGATGGTGAGCGCCTGATCGGGCAGCCGGCAAAGCGCCAGGCGGTGACCAACCCCGACAACACCTTGTTCGCGATCAAGCGCCTTATCGGCCGCCGCTTTGACGATCCCACCACCAAGAAGGATATGGACATCGTCCCCTACAACATCGTCAAGGGCAAGAATGGCGATGCATGGGTTTCCGCTGGCGGCGAGGAATATTCGCCTTCGCAGATTTCGGCTTTCATCCTGCAAAAGATGAAGGAAACCGCTGAGAGCTATCTTGGCGAAACCGTTGCCCAGGCAGTGATCACGGTTCCTGCTTACTTCAACGACGCACAGCGTCAGGCGACCAAGGATGCAGGGCAAATCGCCGGGCTTGAAGTGCTTCGCATCATCAACGAGCCGACTGCGGCTGCGCTCGCCTATGGCATGGACAAGGAAGACGGCAAGACCATCGCTGTCTATGACCTTGGCGGCGGCACCTTCGACGTCTCGATCCTCGAAATCGGGGACGGCGTGTTCGAAGTGAAGTCGACCAATGGCGACACTTTCCTCGGCGGTGAAGACTTCGACAACGCGATTGTCGAGCACCTTGCCGCTGCCTTCAAGAAGAAGGAAAACATGGACCTGAAGACCGACAAGCTCGCGCTTCAGCGTCTGAAGGAAGCTGCCGAAAAGGCGAAGATCGAGCTTTCGAGCTCGGCCACGACCGAAGTCAACCTGCCCTTCATCACCGCGCGTATGGAAGGCGGCAGCACCACTCCGTTGCACCTCGTCGAAACGATCACCCGTGCCGATCTCGAAAAGCTGGTCGGGGGTCTGATTGACCGCACGCTTGAGCCTTGCAAGAAGGCACTGGCCGATGCCGGTGTGACCAAGGACGAGATCGATGAAGTGATCCTTGTCGGCGGCATGACCCGCATGCCCAAGGTGCGCGAAGTGGTGGAGAAGTTCTTCGAAGCCAAGCCGCACACCGGCGTGAACCCCGATGAAGTCGTGGCGATGGGCGCCGCCATTCAGGCCGGCGTGCTTCAGGGCGACGTCAAGGACGTGCTGCTGCTTGACGTGACCCCGCTTTCGCTGGGCATCGAAACGCTTGGCGGCGTTTTCACCCGCATGATCGATCGCAACACCACGATCCCGACCAAGAAGACCCAGACCTACTCGACCGCCGAAGACAACCAGAACGCGGTTACGATCAAGGTCTTCCAGGGCGAGCGCGAGATGGCGGCGGACAACAAGCTGCTCGGCAATTTCGACCTTGTCGGAATTCCGCCCGCACCCCGCGGCGTGCCGCAGATCGAAGTCACCTTCGACATCGACGCCAACGGGATCGTCTCCGTGTCGGCCAAGGACAAGGGCACCGGCAAGGAACAGACCATCAAGATCCAGGCTTCAGGCGGTCTGTCCGATGCCGACATCGACCAGATGGTGCAGGATGCGGAAAAGTTCGCGGAAGAAGACAAGAAGCGCCGTGCCGCGGCAGAGGCCCGCAATCAGGCCGACAGCCTTGTCCATGCGACCGAAAAGCAGCTTGAGGAAAATGGCGACAAGATCGACGCCGACACCAAGTCTGCCGTCGAAGCCGCGATTGCTGCGACCAAGACCGCGCTTGAAGGTGGCGACGCCGACGACATCAACGCCAAGGCTCAGGAGCTGACGCAGGCGGCGATGAAGATGGGCGAGCAGATCTACAAGCAGGATCAGGAAGCTGGTGCTGCCGGTGATGATGCCGGGGCCGAAGCTGCCGCTGAAGACACTTCCGACGAAGAAGTTGTCGATGCGGAGTTCTCCGAAGTCGACGAAGACAAAAAGGGCTAA
- the dnaJ gene encoding molecular chaperone DnaJ, with protein MATQTDYYSTLEVSRDADGATIKSAYRKLAMKWHPDRNPGDAQAEAKFKALGEAYECLKDPQKRAAYDRYGHDAFTQGMNGGGGGFGGGFGGRGQSDFADIGDIFETIFGSAFGGGMGGGRQQQRRGADLRFDMHVTLDEAFHGKSTEIEIEVSTACDSCDGSGASPGTAERACNLCHGHGTVRAKQGLFVVERPCPTCGGRGQMIEDPCGDCRGEGRVDRIQKLAVEIPPGVDTGTRIRLSGKGEAGQRGAPPGDLYIFVHVKPHPLFEREGTTLATRVPVSFTTAALGGSVDIPDLDGSTNSVDIPAGIQSGKQLRVRGAGMPVLQGRGRGDMVVEIMVETPTKLSRKQKEILEAFRETETGDECPESKGFFSKLKDAFGA; from the coding sequence ATGGCTACCCAGACCGACTATTATTCCACTCTCGAAGTATCGCGTGATGCCGATGGCGCGACGATCAAGAGCGCCTATCGCAAGCTTGCGATGAAATGGCACCCGGATCGCAACCCCGGTGACGCTCAGGCAGAGGCCAAGTTCAAGGCATTGGGCGAGGCCTATGAATGCCTGAAAGACCCGCAAAAGCGCGCGGCCTATGATCGTTATGGCCATGATGCCTTTACACAGGGCATGAACGGCGGCGGAGGCGGCTTTGGCGGCGGTTTCGGCGGTCGCGGCCAATCCGATTTCGCGGATATTGGCGACATTTTCGAAACCATCTTTGGCAGCGCCTTTGGCGGCGGGATGGGCGGTGGTCGCCAGCAACAGCGGCGCGGGGCGGACTTGAGGTTCGACATGCATGTGACGCTGGACGAGGCGTTCCACGGCAAATCGACCGAAATCGAAATCGAGGTTTCGACCGCTTGCGACAGCTGCGACGGCTCGGGCGCGTCCCCCGGCACGGCTGAGCGGGCCTGCAACCTGTGCCACGGACACGGGACCGTGCGCGCGAAGCAGGGCCTGTTCGTGGTCGAGCGGCCATGCCCCACCTGTGGCGGGCGCGGTCAGATGATTGAAGACCCCTGCGGCGATTGTCGCGGCGAAGGCCGGGTCGACAGGATTCAGAAACTGGCGGTGGAAATTCCTCCCGGAGTGGACACCGGCACGCGCATCCGCCTGTCTGGCAAGGGCGAGGCGGGCCAGCGCGGCGCGCCTCCGGGTGACCTATACATCTTCGTCCATGTTAAACCGCACCCGCTGTTCGAACGCGAAGGAACGACTCTGGCAACAAGGGTTCCGGTAAGCTTCACCACCGCCGCACTGGGCGGCAGCGTGGACATTCCCGATCTCGACGGCAGCACCAATTCGGTCGACATTCCGGCGGGGATCCAGTCCGGCAAGCAACTGAGAGTGCGCGGGGCAGGCATGCCCGTGCTTCAAGGGCGCGGACGCGGTGACATGGTGGTCGAGATCATGGTCGAAACCCCAACCAAGCTCAGCCGCAAGCAGAAGGAAATTCTCGAGGCTTTCCGCGAAACGGAAACCGGCGACGAATGCCCCGAGAGCAAGGGGTTCTTCTCAAAGCTCAAGGATGCCTTCGGAGCCTGA